In the genome of Nycticebus coucang isolate mNycCou1 chromosome 12, mNycCou1.pri, whole genome shotgun sequence, one region contains:
- the ZDHHC4 gene encoding palmitoyltransferase ZDHHC4, protein MDFLVLFLFYLALVAIGGVTICICSKTHRLKGLVREGAQVFSCIIPECLQRAMQRLLHYLFHTRNHIFIILHLILEGMVYSEYTWEILGFCQELEFSLYYLLLPYLLLIVNLFFFTLTCITNPAIITKSNELLFLQVYEFDEVMFPKNMKCSTCDLRKPARSKHCSVCNWCVHRFDHHCVWVNNCIGAWNIRYFLIYLLTLTASAVTLTIVCTAFLVHLVVVSDLYQETYIDDLGHFQVMDTVFLIQYLFVTFPRIVFMLGFVLVLSILLGGYLCFALYLAATNQTTNEWFRGAWDWCQHCPFVAGAPSAKHQVYQNIHSRGLWSNFQEIFLPAFLHYETKKK, encoded by the exons ATGGATTTTCTGGTTCTTTTCTTATTCTACCTGGCTTTGGTGGCGATTGGTGGTGTTACTATCTGCATCTGCTCGAAAACCCATCGCTTGAAAGGCCTGGTCAGGGAAGGAGCACAG GTATTTTCCTGTATAATTCCAGAATGTCTGCAGAGAGCCATGCAGAGATTGCTTCATTACCTCTTCCATACAAG AAACCACATCTTCATTATCCTGCACCTGATCTTGGAAGGGATGGTTTATAGTGAATACACCTGGGAAATACTTGGCTTTTGTCAAGAGCTGGAGTTCTCCTTGTATTACCTTCTTCTTCCTTATTTGCTGCTGATTGTAAACTTGTTTTTTTTCACTCTAACTTGCATAACCAATCCTG CCATTATAACAAAATCAAATGAactattatttcttcaagtttATGAATTTGATGAAGTAATGTTTCCAAAGAACATGAAGTGCTCTACTTGTGATTTAAGGAAACCAGCTCGATCTAAGCACTGCA GTGTGTGTAACTGGTGTGTGCACCGTTTTGACCATCACTGTGTTTGGGTGAATAACTGCATTGGGGCTTGGAATATCCGGTACTTCCTCATCTACCTGTTGACACTGACAGCCTCGGCTGTCACCCTGACCATTGTGTGCACAGCGTTTCTGGTCCACTTGGTGGTGGTGTCAGATCTATATCAGGAGACCTACATTGATGATCTTGGACACTTTCAGGTTATGGATACAGTATTTCTCATTCAG TACCTGTTCGTGACCTTTCCAAGGATTGTCTTCATGCTGGGGTTTGTCCTGGTCCTGAGCATCCTCCTGGGTGGCTACCTGTGCTTTGCTCTATACCTGGCTGCCACCAACCAGACTACCAATGAGTGGTTCAGAGGTGCCTGGGACTGGTGCCAGCATTGTCCCTTTGTGGCTGGGGCCCCATCAGCTAAGCACCAAGTCTACCAGAACATTCACTCCCGTGGGCTTTGGAGCAACTTTCAAGAGATCTTTCTACCTGCCTTTCTACATtatgagacaaagaaaaaataa